One window from the genome of Toxotes jaculatrix isolate fToxJac2 chromosome 17, fToxJac2.pri, whole genome shotgun sequence encodes:
- the LOC121197233 gene encoding gamma-aminobutyric acid receptor subunit rho-1-like, whose protein sequence is MQVDAVLVLFCVWLVGAAGKMAQSRGHKLETYKQSSPIYKRSPDMTKSPMTKSEQLLRIDDHDFTMRPAFGGPPIPVGVDVQVESLDTISEVDMDFTMTLYLRHYWKDERLAFPSTNNQSMTFDSRLVKKIWVPDMFFVHSKRSFIHDTTTDNVMLRVYPDGNVLYSLRVTVTAMCNMDLSRFPLDTQTCSLEIESYAYTDDDLMLYWKKGNESLNTDDRISLSQFLIQKFHTTTKLAFYSSTGWYNRLYIHFTLRRHIFFFLLQTYFPATLMVMLSWVSFWIDRRAVPARVPLGITTVLTMSTIITGVNASMPRVSYIKAVDIYLWVSFVFVFLSVIEYAAVNYLSTVQERKERKLRERLPCTCGIGNPEEMMIDPQITGYGSMDVNTTGNYGMPENGGRQERILAQVALNDPQITSQVKPSRGYVNIWIDTHAIDKYSRVVFPGAYILFNIIYWSIYS, encoded by the exons ATGCAGGTGGATGCTGTTCTTGTGCTCTTCTGTGTCTGGCTCGTGGGTGCAGCTGGGAAGATGGCCCAGTCGAGGGGTCACAAGCTGGAGACCTACAAACAAAGCAG cccGATTTACAAACGAAGTCCAGACATGACAAAATCTCCCATGACAAAATCTGAGCAGCTCCTGAGAATAGATGACCATGATTTCACCATGAGACCAGCATTTGGAG GTCCTCCAATTCCGGTTGGAGTAGATGTTCAGGTTGAAAGTCTGGATACCATTTCTGAAGTGGACATG GACTTTACTATGACACTGTACCTACGTCACTACTGGAAGGACGAGCGACTGGCGTTCCCGAGCACCAACAACCAAAGCATGACTTTTGACAGTCGCCTGGTGAAGAAAATTTGGGTCCCTGACATGTTCTTTGTCCACTCCAAGCGCTCTTTCATCCATGACACCACCACCGATAATGTCATGCTGAGGGTTTATCCTGATGGCAACGTCCTCTACAGCCTCAG agtcactgtcactgccatGTGCAACATGGACCTCAGCCGCTTCCCTCTGGACACCCAAACCTGCTCATTGGAGATTGAGAGCT ATGCATACACAGATGATGACCTGATGTTGTACTGGAAGAAAGGAAACGAATCCCTGAACACTGACGACAGAATATCTCTGTCCCAGTTCCTCATCCAGAAATTTCACACCACCACCAAGCTGGCTTTctacagcagcacag GCTGGTACAATCGTTTGTACATCCACTTCACCCTGCGGCGCcacatcttcttcttccttttgcaAACATACTTCCCTGCTACTCTGATGGTCATGCTGTCATGGGTGTCCTTCTGGATTGATCGCAGGGCCGTCCCCGCCAGAGTGCCACTAG GCATCACCACAGTGCTGACCATGTCCACCATCATCACTGGGGTCAATGCCTCCATGCCGCGGGTCTCCTACATCAAGGCAGTGGACATTTACCTCTGGGtcagttttgtctttgtcttcctgtcGGTGATAGAGTACGCTGCGGTCAACTACCTCTCCACCGtacaggagaggaaagagaggaagctGAGGGAGAGA CTGCCGTGCACCTGTGGCATCGGCAACCCAGAAGAGATGATGATAGACCCCCAGATCACTGGCTATGGGTCTATGGATGTCAACACCACAGGGAATTATGGGATGCCAGAGAATGGCGGCCGCCAGGAGCGAATCTTGGCTCAGGTAGCACTGAACGACCCGCAAATCACAAGCCAGGTGAAGCCGTCCAGAGGCTACGTGAACATTTGGATAGACACCCACGCCATAGACAAGTACTCAAGGGTTGTCTTTCCTGGTGCGTACATCCTCTTTAACATCATCTACTGGTCCATCTACTCGTAA